The window AAACTGAACACATCGGATTCTTTACTAGCTCTACCTGTGTTTATATATTCAGGAGCTAAGTAGCCCAAAGTTCCTACCAGTCCAGTTGTTTGAGCACCCAATTCATGGTCCATTAATCGAGCGAGCCCAAAATCCCCAAGCTTGACATTGAAGTTTGAATCCAACATGATATTACTAGATTTGATATCCCTATGAACCACGCATTGTTCCCCTTCTTCATGAAGATACAGCAAAGCGGAGCCCAAACCTAACGCGATCTTGTATCTCACAGTCCAAACAAGAGGGGTTCTCTTACCAAAGAGATGAGAATCAAGACTACCATTAGACATGAACTCGTAAACCAACAAGAACTCACCCTTATCATGACACCAACCAATGAGTTGCACCAAATTTCGATGACGAAGCCGACTAATGATCTTCACTTCGGTTATATACTCTTTTCTCCCCTGCCTCGAACCCCTTGAGATTTTCTTCACGGCTATATTCAAATCCAAATCTTGTATGTAGCCTCTATACACTGCACCAAATCCTCCTTCCCCCAACTTTCTTTCATTTGAGAAGTTGTTTGTTGCCCTAGCAAGAAGCTTGTGAGAAAACCTTCTGGGTCCAGCCCCTCTTTCCAAATCATCATTAATGGAAGTCAAATTTACTTCCTCAAGATTTTCTTGATCtgatttccttttcttttgctTAAACCTCCAAAGTATAACAAATACTATAATTCCCACAAGAATTAAGCCTCCAACCGAAACTGTTACACCTACAACTACACTGACATTGTTTCCAGTACTTTTACTTGTTGGCTTCAAGTCCAAAGTAGAGTTGAATTCCCAGGAAGATACAGCATGTCTCTCTAATAAAGCACCAGTTGCGGCTGAGAATCCCACAGTCGCCTGTTGTGGAAGAACGGTCATTAAATCAATAGGATAACTCAGAGTGGTATTCTCTAATAAAGTGGATGTCTTCAGGTATAGCCATGAAACACTCAAGATTTTGATGGTTGAATTGTAGGAAATCCACACATCAGCCAAATCCCCACTGTGTAAGCTAACATTCCAACGAGTGTCGTTAGAAGAAGTAACAGAGTTAATATTTATACCCACATGTTCATATGGAGGATCCCAGTCATTTGAGCCAGTATCAAACTCAACATGAACAATTTGATTAGTAACTGAATTGCTGTATGTTTTGTTGTAAAGGCCAAGAAACCCACCAGCTGAATTTGGAGGGATTTGAAAACCAGATGGAGCCAAGAAAAAAGCAAAGCCTTGGccatattttgtatttttttgtGTATCAATGGTGAAGGTGAAATGGGTTGTGAAATCAGTGAGTTTTGCTGTTTCAGAATCCCAAATTTGGATTGGATCTTTGTAAATAGCTCGACCAAGATGACAAGAAAATTCAGGATCACTTAGTAA is drawn from Cucumis melo cultivar AY chromosome 11, USDA_Cmelo_AY_1.0, whole genome shotgun sequence and contains these coding sequences:
- the LOC103498456 gene encoding L-type lectin-domain containing receptor kinase IX.1-like — protein: MANFLYVFSVLSHFILFLNLPLSVISVSFKIDQFKTDDNTILYQGDAVVLGGEILLSDPEFSCHLGRAIYKDPIQIWDSETAKLTDFTTHFTFTIDTQKNTKYGQGFAFFLAPSGFQIPPNSAGGFLGLYNKTYSNSVTNQIVHVEFDTGSNDWDPPYEHVGININSVTSSNDTRWNVSLHSGDLADVWISYNSTIKILSVSWLYLKTSTLLENTTLSYPIDLMTVLPQQATVGFSAATGALLERHAVSSWEFNSTLDLKPTSKSTGNNVSVVVGVTVSVGGLILVGIIVFVILWRFKQKKRKSDQENLEEVNLTSINDDLERGAGPRRFSHKLLARATNNFSNERKLGEGGFGAVYRGYIQDLDLNIAVKKISRGSRQGRKEYITEVKIISRLRHRNLVQLIGWCHDKGEFLLVYEFMSNGSLDSHLFGKRTPLVWTVRYKIALGLGSALLYLHEEGEQCVVHRDIKSSNIMLDSNFNVKLGDFGLARLMDHELGAQTTGLVGTLGYLAPEYINTGRASKESDVFSFGVVALEIATGRVSRTSMEKESHKGLVEWVWDLYGSGQLLEGVDVKLQSNFDKKQVECLMVVGLWSAYPDPNFRPSIKQVIQVLNFEAAMPHLPNKMPVPTYNAPSTSMSSNEPSFTVSLDMGR